In Anaerobacillus isosaccharinicus, one genomic interval encodes:
- a CDS encoding cytochrome c-type biogenesis protein CcmH produces the protein MVSIKQRMWLDLKWLYGFLVLVVGFISFQHIGVTDSLLSYDINSPEVKEIASKFSMQGHADHDISTCSTKQTYYNEIAELLNEGKTKAEIFDYYLSMYGEEGLRVPKKEGFSLLAWTTPFMVLTIAGVGLFIGVGNMINKQEAKELVSPEKNEEDAVEAEITSSFIDEERKKMF, from the coding sequence ATGGTTAGTATTAAGCAGAGGATGTGGTTAGATTTGAAATGGTTATATGGCTTTTTAGTATTAGTAGTTGGATTTATATCTTTTCAACATATAGGTGTAACAGATAGCTTGCTCTCTTATGACATTAATTCTCCTGAAGTAAAAGAAATTGCCTCTAAGTTTTCGATGCAGGGGCATGCCGATCACGATATTTCTACCTGTTCAACTAAGCAGACGTACTATAATGAAATTGCTGAATTATTGAATGAAGGCAAAACAAAAGCTGAAATCTTTGATTATTATCTTAGTATGTACGGTGAGGAAGGTTTGAGGGTTCCGAAAAAAGAAGGCTTTAGCTTGTTAGCATGGACTACGCCCTTTATGGTGTTAACAATAGCCGGGGTAGGTTTGTTTATTGGAGTTGGAAATATGATTAATAAACAGGAAGCTAAAGAATTAGTAAGTCCTGAAAAAAATGAAGAAGATGCCGTTGAAGCAGAAATTACTAGTTCCTTCATTGACGAAGAAAGAAAAAAGATGTTCTGA
- a CDS encoding YjcZ family sporulation protein, with protein sequence MSHAHGMGSGFALVLVLFILLVIIGASYVGY encoded by the coding sequence ATGTCTCACGCACACGGAATGGGTAGCGGTTTTGCGTTAGTCTTAGTGTTGTTTATTCTATTAGTAATTATCGGAGCTTCATATGTAGGTTACTAA